Sequence from the Hylaeus volcanicus isolate JK05 chromosome 1, UHH_iyHylVolc1.0_haploid, whole genome shotgun sequence genome:
CGAAATACCCGTCACGTCTATCCGTGGAGGTCCGAGACTTACTGGCAGTAATTATACACAGAGACCTCAGTCTCGTTTTAGGGGTAACCGTGGAACAGGATCTATCAGAGGTATGTTAATGTATTTTGGTTTATGAAATTCCTGAAATCTCAAAAACATATCACAAGTGTTCAAGAActctgaattttaatattttctaattctcgttatttaaaagatatgcatacaaaattttagaaaagtaTTCTTAAAATTGCatacttttagaaaatatgATTTGTAAAGTATCGATTTTTGTCATCccttaaattatgtataatctCTTTACTTATCTTAAAGTGGGAATAAGTTATCCAGAAATAAGTATGATaacattttctcatttctttatttaaaggGCGTGGAAATGGTCGACGTGGTGGTAGAGGAGGAAGTCGGCAACCAACCAAAACTCCCACTGCTGAAGAATTAGATGCAGAATTGGAAGCTTATGTGAAAGAAGTAAAGTAACAACGTCACAAACCTTCACACTTAAGATTTTGTTCTGATCTGACTTAACACAATAAAATGTGTTTCCCTAATTTTCatgagaatatataaaataagtataaCTGTATCATTAGCAAAATGttataagaaatttcttttaaacgagtctttttttattttttgatgttttctctgaaattgacatacaaattttacagaTTCTTAAGAAAGATGATTTATAGGagttcatacatttttttatgatatcgcaacaaaaaataaaaagttataatGTAAAGACTGTATGGATTTGTATGTACTATCGTGCGTGTGTGATTATCAGATgaaaaatacagtaaaattcATCTTTAAAAGTTGTTGTTTATCAAAGTACAGAATGTGCTTCTAGCCCTcaatctaattaatttttgatcatgaattattaaaagttttaaaatatccATTTTTAAACTTAGTTTTACACCTTGTAGAACATCCTATTATATACTATGTGTCAATTACTATATGTATTAGTATCatacatttgtaaattatgtttactgaattgtttttttactaTGAGTAATAAAAACTGCTACTATCCGTAGTTGATAGCTCATAGTGGAATAAGGCTGTGACATACTGTTATCTAGTCAACtactaatgaaatattttactgtgCAGTAATGGGCTTGTAAGACAATGTATACGCTTTTATTCATGCAGCGTATGAATGGCAATGCAGTGGTACAAGGCTGAAGCAAAGAAACTGACGAGTCATTacacaataaataacaatattcttGAGAATgagataatttttatttcccacCTAATCGAAGATTCATATTTCCACTTCTCAGAAAATATAGTTTTTCTTAAACagcttaattttaatttagaattttttatttaaatgtaatctataaaaagtataatttatattaaaaggTCATGGTAAAttggtaattattaatatgcaGAATAAAAGACTTTTACTTGAAGaacattctttatttaaataatcacaCGAGGTAtcattttgtacatttgtaaaaatatttgctaatAGATACCACAGAGTGGGCTAAATTACTTTCCACTCCTGATTGTAAAGTAGATCACTACAGAGTTGTACTTGCTTGTATCTTAGGAAGTCATTTTTCAATGCTTctggaattattaattttctaaatacttAATAATAAGATCAGTCGAGTttagataataaatttttactatGCAATAATTGTGTACAATAGAGGCAACATTACCACACCagtgttttaaattataaaagatagATAAAtgacgttattttttttataatctttttAGTGTCCTCTTCTtgtcttttaacatttttttcttttccgctGATAGTTTTTTATCTCCTGCATGCTTTTTTGGGAGAGGTCCTCCAACTTCAGTGGAAGCACAACTTTCCAGACCTGCTTTGCTGCCTTTTCCACCTCCCTGAAGCATAAGTTCATCATACATTAATTATCACTGGCTATGTGTGGAAACTAGTACATCTCTTAGTACTATCTTACCTGTGCATGTATTTCTGTCATCATTTTCGCTCGCTCCGAATAATCATCATACCTTTGTAGAAGTAATTTACCAGCTTCTTCGTTTAAAGCAGATTCTGCATTTGGCACTATTAATAGACATTTTACagtctgaaaataaaaatttgtaaatattaataacatcttttttaatgtttctcagattaaagtattaatactaaatatttacatgtattatgttacttaataattaagtaCATTTGCATCTATTCATTAGTTATTCATAGCTTACTAgtaatatatgttttattCCGAGATCTGATTTCCAATCCTTCTTTAAAGTATTGACACatatttctccatttttcGCAACGTTTGgatgaaaaatttttgtaagaaaaaatgCCTTTGGTGGTCCTTGAGGAAAGTCTTTACCGAGAGCTAATTTTACTCTGAAGAAACCGCCAGCATACGGCGTTCCCGCTGGTATTAGAAAAAGGCAATGTTTTTaacttataaatattatagttttTTAGTAAAAGTCAAATGGAattcaaagaaacaaattatcaTGGTCAAACTTATATACTAATAAGtattaaatgcatatttttagtaataatggattataaat
This genomic interval carries:
- the LOC128884573 gene encoding ubiquitin-conjugating enzyme E2 S isoform X2 encodes the protein MSELAAQPPEGIRVILNEEDVTDIQATIEGPSGTPYAGGFFRVKLALGKDFPQGPPKAFFLTKIFHPNVAKNGEICVNTLKKDWKSDLGIKHILLTVKCLLIVPNAESALNEEAGKLLLQRYDDYSERAKMMTEIHAQGGGKGSKAGLESCASTEVGGPLPKKHAGDKKLSAEKKKMLKDKKRTLKRL
- the LOC128884573 gene encoding ubiquitin-conjugating enzyme E2 S isoform X1, yielding MAAVSSISNVENLSPQIIRRVAKEMSELAAQPPEGIRVILNEEDVTDIQATIEGPSGTPYAGGFFRVKLALGKDFPQGPPKAFFLTKIFHPNVAKNGEICVNTLKKDWKSDLGIKHILLTVKCLLIVPNAESALNEEAGKLLLQRYDDYSERAKMMTEIHAQGGGKGSKAGLESCASTEVGGPLPKKHAGDKKLSAEKKKMLKDKKRTLKRL